Proteins from one Porites lutea chromosome 3, jaPorLute2.1, whole genome shotgun sequence genomic window:
- the LOC140931220 gene encoding succinyl-CoA:glutarate CoA-transferase-like isoform X1: MNSSRLFRFVLPFDSCFYRRIAGRRSMVSGPLSGIRVLDMSRVLAGPFATMLLGDLGAEIIKVENPDGGDDSRSWAPPYCGNESTYFLSVNRNKKSISINIKDPKGAEIVKKLAQKCDILVENYLPGKLDKFGLGYDSLKTSVPSLIYCSITGYGTGGPYEQQPGYDVVVSGIGGLTHITGPEDGNPCKVGIAVTDLTTGLHAQGAIMAALIQRQRTGRGQKIDCSLLASQVAMLSHVATSYLNAGFETGRYGTAHHSIVPYQAFKTNDGHFLVGAGNDGFFRRLCDLLDLGNLADDPRYSTNAARVENRKELLLILEECFEKRSTKDWAEAFEGSGIPCGPINSIKQVFEDPQVKYKGMVQELDHPTAGRIRVPGPAVEYNGQTCQGVPSPPPILGEHTTEVLTHLLDYDDAEILKLENDGVVYCYYENPFE, translated from the exons ATGAATTCTTCCAgattgtttcgtttcgttttacCATTCGACAGCTGTTTCTACAGACGGATTGCTG GTAGAAGATCAATGGTATCTGGTCCTCTGTCTGGAATAAGAGTCTTGGACATGTCCAG AGTTCTTGCAGGACCATTTGCAACAATGCTTCTTGGTGATCTAGGGGCAGAAATTATTAAAGTTGAAAATCCAG ATGGTGGAGATGACTCAAGGTCCTGGGCTCCACCTTATTGTGGAAATGAAAGCACATATTTTCTTTCCGTTAATAGAAATAAAAAG AGTATTTCCATTAACATCAAAGACCCTAAAGGTGCAGAAATTGTCAAGAAG CTAGCTCAGAAATGTGATATTTTAGTAGAAAACTACCTTCCAGGAAAACTAGACAAGTTTGGCTTAGGATATGACAGTCTAAAAACATCTGTTCCATCGCTGATATATTGCTCCATAACTGGATATGGCACTGGAGGACCTTATGAACAGCAACCTGGATATGATGTGGTGGTTTCAGGGATAGGCGGACTAACACACATAACAGGCCCTGAG GATGGAAATCCATGTAAGGTTGGCATCGCAGTAACAGACCTCACAACCGGATTACACGCACAAGGAGCCATCATGGCAGCACTGATACAAAGACAAAGAACAGGACGGGGTCAGAAAATCGACTGTTCACTGCTAGCATCACAG GTCGCTATGCTGTCtcatgtagcaacaagttaccTTAATGCTGGATTTGAAACAGGGCGTTATGGTACTGCACATCATAGCATTGTACCATATCAG GCTTTTAAAACGAATGATGGACACTTCTTAGTTGGTGCTGGCAATGATGGTTTCTTTAGAAGACTTTGTGAC TTATTAGATTTAGGCAATCTGGCAGATGACCCGCGGTACAGTACAAACGCTGCAAGGGTAGAAAATCGAAAGGAGCTACTGTTAATTTTAGAGGAATG ttttgaaaaaagatcCACAAAGGACTGGGCCGAGGCATTTGAGGGATCTGGGATACCTTGTGGACCTATTAATAGCATAAAACAGGTGTTTGAGGACCCACAG GTGAAGTACAAAGGAATGGTTCAGGAGTTGGATCACCCGACGGCTGGCAGAATAAGAGTACCAG GGCCTGCTGTCGAGTATAACGGACAAACCTGCCAAGGCGTCCCCTCTCCACCCCCCATCTTAGGTGAACACACCACTGAAGTATTAACTCATCTTCTAGATTACGATGACGCGGAGATTTTGAAACTTGAGAACGATGGAGTTGTCTACTGTTACTATGAAAATCCATTTGAGTGA
- the LOC140931219 gene encoding MOB-like protein phocein isoform X1 — translation MATAEVLTTIIRRNRPGTKAADMYGWPDEPFEEMDSTLAVQQYIQQQIRADFTNIDAILESPEGQDEGVWKYEHLRQFCMELNGLAVKLQTDCTPATCTQMTATEQWIFLCAAHKTPRECPAIDYTRHTLDGAASLLNSNKYFPSRVSIKESSVAKLGSVCRRVYRIFSHAYFHHRSIYDEFENETLLCKRFTAYVLKYDLMAKENLIVPMDEAAPSPPPPEGPKDDGPMDSET, via the exons ATGGCGACGGCGGAGGTCCTCACGACGATTATAAGAAGAAACAGGCCAGGAACGAAGGCTGCG GACATGTATGGGTGGCCTGATGAACCTTTCGAGGAGATGGATAGTACATTAGCTGTCCAGCAG tatattcagcAACAGATCAGAGCAGATTTCACCAATATAGATGCCATCTTAGAATCACCAGAAGGACAAGATGAGGGAGTGTGGAAATATGAGCATCTCAGACAGTTTTGCATGGAACTCAATGGACTAGCTGTCAAACTTCag actgACTGTACTCCTGCAACTTGTACTCAAATGACAGCCACAGAGCAGTGGATATTTCTGTGTGCTGCACACAAGACTCCCAGAGAA TGTCCAGCTATCGACTACACAAGGCATACTCTGGATGGAGCAGCATCACTACTGAACAGCAACAAATATTTTCCCAGTAG AGTGAGCATCAAAGAATCATCAGTAGCCAAACTAGGATCAGTTTGCAGGCGTGTCTACAGAATTTTTTCACATGCATATTTTCACCATCGTAGCATTTATGATGAATTTGAG aatGAAACTCTTCTGTGCAAGAGGTTCACAGCCTACGTGTTGAAGTATGACCTCATGGCGAAAGAGAACCTTATTGTGCCCATGGACGAAGCTGCaccctcaccccctccccctgagGGTCCTAAAGATGATGGACCAATGGACAGTGAAACATGA
- the LOC140931217 gene encoding uncharacterized protein yields the protein MSNTKLPYNFPQGNANDIPMADEKIETSKANETVVRHSTTADGLNMKFVSLASHKMVPSKFEDCFTKDGKQAKQLATEYAAEKAFSIIAEGRNKRDTSAPWPTRIVSALGSDEEVYSAGADCGMFAAIFIAYSHHYRLRTSPDDWWFCVIKRVACAIDRNSSKASVRNLFVDHEGKKTIEVQVGDPTIYTVDYNFLFDEITKQLKENLKVPEFVDGVTADFGTTSAVQKIVSQITLMYSVNQYFDFVMICGCGIPAVEMLGSEEDWMKLSSKLKVLRTLLEPIENDLNLSREWWDLVQKVFWNLQATYQGDPDEDWWSHIMSYQQAYSSGFPTGRSFIRGWITDFLEELSGPRWGPGDFTSGLVAVPFTIKHPSGVQDTAALVAGMLGFTVHRVPNCDEVSVQPFQGWSLMLSDDSPFCKF from the exons ATGAGCAACACAAAGCTGCCATATAATTTTCCTCAGGGAAATGCTAACGACATACCGATGGCTgatgaaaaaattgaaacatcCAAGGCCAACGAAACTGTCGTTCGACACAGTACGACCGCCGATGGATTGAACATGAAGTTTGTCTCTCTCGCCAGCCACAAAATGGTTCCATCCAAGTTTGAAGATTGCTTTACGAAAGACGGAAAGCAGGCTAAACAGTTAGCCACAGAGTATGCAGCAGAAAAGGCTTTCAGCATCATCGCAGAGGGCAGAAATAAGCGCGACACAAGCGCTCCATGGCCCACAAGAATTGTTTCCGCATTGGGTTCAGATGAGGAAGTTTATTCGGCTGGTGCTGACTGTGGTATGTTTGCGGCCATTTTCATAGCCTATTCCCATCACTATAGGCTTAGGACATCGCCAGATGATTGGTGGTTCTGTGTTATCAAGAGGGTTGCCTGTGCTATCGATCGAAACTCATCGAAAGCCTCAGTGCGCAACTTGTTTGTCGatcatgaaggaaagaaaacaatcgAAGTACAGGTTGGAGATCCCACCATCTACACCGTGGATTACAACTTCCTGTTCGatgaaataacaaaacagttaaaagaaaacttaaaagtgCCGGAGTTTGTTGATGGAGTCACCGCAGATTTTGGGACCACCTCAGCTGTACAGAAGATCGTCTCCCAGATTACACTGATGTATTCTGTAAACCAATATTTCGATTTTGTAATGATTTGCGGATGTGGAATACCAGCGGTGGAGATGCTTGGCAGTGAAGAAGACTGGATGAAATTGAGTTCTAAGCTGAAAGTTTTAAGAACACTCTTAGAACCCATAGAGAACGACCTCAACCTTTCACGGGAATGGTGGGATCTGGTTCAGAAAGTATTCTGGAATCTGCAGGCCACTTATCAGGGAGACCCAGATGAAGATTGGTGGAGTCATATCATGAGCTATCAACAAGCTTATTCCTCGG gATTTCCCACTGGCAGAAGTTTTATCAGAGGATGGATCACAGATTTTTTGGAGGAACTATCAGGACCACGGTGGGGGCCTGGTGACTTTACAAGTGGCTTAGTGGCCGTTCCTTTCACTATCAAACATCCCTCTGGTGTCCAGGATACCGCGGCATTAGTGGCAGGAATGCTGGGGTTCACAGTTCACAGGGTACCCAACTGTGATGAGGTGTCTGTACAACCATTCCAAGGATGGTCTCTTATGTTGTCCGACGACTCGCctttttgcaaattttga
- the LOC140931220 gene encoding succinyl-CoA:glutarate CoA-transferase-like isoform X2 → MVSGPLSGIRVLDMSRVLAGPFATMLLGDLGAEIIKVENPDGGDDSRSWAPPYCGNESTYFLSVNRNKKSISINIKDPKGAEIVKKLAQKCDILVENYLPGKLDKFGLGYDSLKTSVPSLIYCSITGYGTGGPYEQQPGYDVVVSGIGGLTHITGPEDGNPCKVGIAVTDLTTGLHAQGAIMAALIQRQRTGRGQKIDCSLLASQVAMLSHVATSYLNAGFETGRYGTAHHSIVPYQAFKTNDGHFLVGAGNDGFFRRLCDLLDLGNLADDPRYSTNAARVENRKELLLILEECFEKRSTKDWAEAFEGSGIPCGPINSIKQVFEDPQVKYKGMVQELDHPTAGRIRVPGPAVEYNGQTCQGVPSPPPILGEHTTEVLTHLLDYDDAEILKLENDGVVYCYYENPFE, encoded by the exons ATGGTATCTGGTCCTCTGTCTGGAATAAGAGTCTTGGACATGTCCAG AGTTCTTGCAGGACCATTTGCAACAATGCTTCTTGGTGATCTAGGGGCAGAAATTATTAAAGTTGAAAATCCAG ATGGTGGAGATGACTCAAGGTCCTGGGCTCCACCTTATTGTGGAAATGAAAGCACATATTTTCTTTCCGTTAATAGAAATAAAAAG AGTATTTCCATTAACATCAAAGACCCTAAAGGTGCAGAAATTGTCAAGAAG CTAGCTCAGAAATGTGATATTTTAGTAGAAAACTACCTTCCAGGAAAACTAGACAAGTTTGGCTTAGGATATGACAGTCTAAAAACATCTGTTCCATCGCTGATATATTGCTCCATAACTGGATATGGCACTGGAGGACCTTATGAACAGCAACCTGGATATGATGTGGTGGTTTCAGGGATAGGCGGACTAACACACATAACAGGCCCTGAG GATGGAAATCCATGTAAGGTTGGCATCGCAGTAACAGACCTCACAACCGGATTACACGCACAAGGAGCCATCATGGCAGCACTGATACAAAGACAAAGAACAGGACGGGGTCAGAAAATCGACTGTTCACTGCTAGCATCACAG GTCGCTATGCTGTCtcatgtagcaacaagttaccTTAATGCTGGATTTGAAACAGGGCGTTATGGTACTGCACATCATAGCATTGTACCATATCAG GCTTTTAAAACGAATGATGGACACTTCTTAGTTGGTGCTGGCAATGATGGTTTCTTTAGAAGACTTTGTGAC TTATTAGATTTAGGCAATCTGGCAGATGACCCGCGGTACAGTACAAACGCTGCAAGGGTAGAAAATCGAAAGGAGCTACTGTTAATTTTAGAGGAATG ttttgaaaaaagatcCACAAAGGACTGGGCCGAGGCATTTGAGGGATCTGGGATACCTTGTGGACCTATTAATAGCATAAAACAGGTGTTTGAGGACCCACAG GTGAAGTACAAAGGAATGGTTCAGGAGTTGGATCACCCGACGGCTGGCAGAATAAGAGTACCAG GGCCTGCTGTCGAGTATAACGGACAAACCTGCCAAGGCGTCCCCTCTCCACCCCCCATCTTAGGTGAACACACCACTGAAGTATTAACTCATCTTCTAGATTACGATGACGCGGAGATTTTGAAACTTGAGAACGATGGAGTTGTCTACTGTTACTATGAAAATCCATTTGAGTGA
- the LOC140931219 gene encoding MOB-like protein phocein isoform X2: MATAEVLTTIIRRNRPGTKAAYIQQQIRADFTNIDAILESPEGQDEGVWKYEHLRQFCMELNGLAVKLQTDCTPATCTQMTATEQWIFLCAAHKTPRECPAIDYTRHTLDGAASLLNSNKYFPSRVSIKESSVAKLGSVCRRVYRIFSHAYFHHRSIYDEFENETLLCKRFTAYVLKYDLMAKENLIVPMDEAAPSPPPPEGPKDDGPMDSET, encoded by the exons ATGGCGACGGCGGAGGTCCTCACGACGATTATAAGAAGAAACAGGCCAGGAACGAAGGCTGCG tatattcagcAACAGATCAGAGCAGATTTCACCAATATAGATGCCATCTTAGAATCACCAGAAGGACAAGATGAGGGAGTGTGGAAATATGAGCATCTCAGACAGTTTTGCATGGAACTCAATGGACTAGCTGTCAAACTTCag actgACTGTACTCCTGCAACTTGTACTCAAATGACAGCCACAGAGCAGTGGATATTTCTGTGTGCTGCACACAAGACTCCCAGAGAA TGTCCAGCTATCGACTACACAAGGCATACTCTGGATGGAGCAGCATCACTACTGAACAGCAACAAATATTTTCCCAGTAG AGTGAGCATCAAAGAATCATCAGTAGCCAAACTAGGATCAGTTTGCAGGCGTGTCTACAGAATTTTTTCACATGCATATTTTCACCATCGTAGCATTTATGATGAATTTGAG aatGAAACTCTTCTGTGCAAGAGGTTCACAGCCTACGTGTTGAAGTATGACCTCATGGCGAAAGAGAACCTTATTGTGCCCATGGACGAAGCTGCaccctcaccccctccccctgagGGTCCTAAAGATGATGGACCAATGGACAGTGAAACATGA